The DNA region CCATAGGGCACGCAAGTCACCGCGGAAAGCTTCGACAGCCGCGCGAACAGCCCGCGTTGCCGGAAGCCGAACTGCAGGGGATGATCCTTGATGAAGATATGATAGCCGGCACGACCGAGAACTTCGCAATACCGGACGATAGCGTCGTCGTACGCCAGCATGTCCGGCGCTTTCAGCCAATAGTCCAGCGAGGCCTCCGGATACAGCTGAAGCCCGCAAAATACCCGGCGATCTTTCGGAACGCTCTCCAGCCTCGCCTGCCAGTCTTTTCTCAGAAGACCGAGCACCGCGACATCTGCCGGCCTGACTTTGTGCTTGAGGCGCTTCAAGGCGTCGATGTAGTGGACATTGAGCGGATCACGCTTGAGGTGGCGCCATGCATTGAAGAATGCGCCGCGCACAGTGTAGAGGGCAAACACCCTCCAAAACCTCCCGGCGGAAAATCTCTTCGCCTCCCTGACATAGACCGGCGCGAAATCTTTGCTGCACAGGATATTGACTGCTTCGTCCAATTCCGCCCGAGATGGATCCCGAAGCGGAATAGGCTGCCCGCGCCGTTGAAAGATGACCTGCCCCGGAATAGGCGACGCGGTCATCTCGAGGAAAGCAATGCCGCGCGCCGCTGCGACGCGCGCCGTGACGTCCAATACGTAGCGATCGATGGTGTAAGTCACGATCAGTCTGGGATCGAGAGCGTCGAAGGCGCTCTCGACCGCCTGCGTCATCCCGCCGATCATCTTCAGCGCGAGATCGCGTTCGAGGCTGCGAAGCGAGCGGCACCGCATGATGATGTCGTTGCATCCGGCCTCGCCGAAGCGCGCCACGGCGACCGCGGCGGCGTCGCCCTTCTTCATGAATCGATAGAAATCCTCGACCAGCGACAGGTCTCCGACGCCGCGCAGGTCGCTCAGCACGGTAACATCAGCAAAATCGATCTGCGACGCCAGATACGTCCACCATGGCGTCGTGCTGTGAATCGTGAAGAAGACGATGCGCGGCCTCAACGAATGACCGTGGTCAATCGCTTGCCGACCGCCAGGAACGGACTGCTGGGTCATTTGATCCATCGTGCAATCATATCCTCGGCGACTGAGCCCGGTTCAAATATCGCCCGCCAGCGAAATCCTGTTGGGCCCCGATCCAGTCCGGAACCAGTCGCAGGCGCGGGGCGACGCGGCTGTTTGTGCAGCCTGACTGAAATCTCATACAGTTCAACGGATTATACCTTTGGTGCGCTCGGAGGGACTCGAACCCCCACGGTGTTACCCACTGCCACCTCAAGGCAGCGCGTCTACCAATTCCGCCACGAGCGCTGGGATGCCGGATGGAACCCAAAGGGCGCCGCCGGATCGACGGGGCCATGTAACAAATCACGGATGCAGGGACAAGGCGGTAAGTGAGCGAATTAGCTACCTGACATCGGGAGATTTCGGCAGCATCTGCTTGACTTCGACCGCGATTCGGTTGCGGTCGACCAGCACGACGCCGCTGGCCACCGGGAGGTTGTTGGCGAGGATCTTGACCTCGTCCGCCTCGGTGGCGTCCAGTTCGATGATGGCGCCGCGGGACAGCCGCATCACCTGGTGAATGGGCATTGTGGTCGTGCCGAGGACCACCATGAGATCTACGCTGACTTTATCGAGGGTGGCCACTTCTGCACTGCCGTACGGGAACTAAATGATGGGTTCACCTGACCACGTTAGGGTTAGCCGATGGTTAACGACCGCCAAAGCCTTGATTTGACGACCTTTGCGCTGCCGGCGGGCGGCGGGAACGTCGAATGGCGGATCGCGGACCAGCCGGTGCCCTACCCCGATTCCCTCGCTGCCATGGACGCCAGGGTGGCGGCGATCGCCGCAGGCACCGCGCCGGAGATGGTCTGGCTGTTGGAGCACCCGCCGCTCTATACCTCCGGCACCAGCGGCAAGGCCGATGACCTGTTGAACCCGCGCTTTCCGACCTTCGAGAGCGGCCGCGGCGGCCAGGTCACCTATCACGGCCCCGGCCAGCGGGTCGCCTATGTGATGCTCGACCTGAAGCGGCGCCGGCCGGACGTGCGCGCCTATGTCGCCTCGCTGGAGGAATGGATCATCCGCACGCTCGCGGCCTTCAACGTCCGCGGCGAGCGCCGCGAGGACCGCGTTGGGGTCTGGGTTCGCCGCCCGGACAAGGGCGCGAGCCACGAGGACAAGATCGCCGCGATCGGCGTGCGGCTGCGGCGCTGGGTCTCGTTCCACGGCATTGCCATCAATGTCGAACCCGACCTCTCGCACTTCAACGCGATCGTGCCCTGCGGCGTGGTCGATCCGCGCTACGGCGTCACCTCGCTGGTCGATCTCGGGCTGCCGGTGACGATGGCCGATGTCGACATCGCGCTCCGGCAGGCGTTTGCCGAGGTGTTCGGTGACACCGCGGCGCGCCTGCCGGAAGCGACGATCTAGATTCTTGTTTTGACGCGTTTTCTTCACGCGAACCGGTATCCACTTCGCTCGAAAACGCTCTTGGGGTTCACGCCGCCTTCTGCGGCGCGACCTCGAGCTTGCCGGCGATGTAGCGGCGCTCCTGGGTCAGGCCGCCGAAGCCGTAGGCATCGCCTTTGACCTCGTCGACATGGGCGTAACTCTCATTGTGCAGCGGGCCGAGCAGCTCGCCCATGCGCTGGAACAGCGCGGCGAGATAGGCCGCCTTCTCGTCCTTGGTGTTGGTGCCCTCGGTGATGTGGATGTCGAGCCAGTAGCTCGCCAGCCTCTGCTCGGCGAGCGATTTGCCGCCGGCAAACCAGTCGGCGGCATCGGCCGGCTTCACGATGATGGCGGTGACCTTGGGATCCTTGTGCAGGATCTTTGCGGTGAGCTCCGAAACCGCGGCGGCGATGTCGGACTTCAGCGACGACGACTGGCGTGAGGTCGCGTAGGTGATGGTGATGAGGGGCATGATCGGTCTCCTTGGATTTATCGGTGCGGGTGAACCGCATGCCCCTTAGCTAGACCTTCCCCTACCATCTTGGTATCTTATCTATATCGATACCAATGATAATATTTCTTGATCATATGACCACACTCGACATCGATACCATCAAGGCCTTCCTGCTCGTCGCCGAACTGCAAGGCTTCACCCGCGCCGCCGAAGCGCTCGGCACCACGCAGGCCGCCGTCAGCATGAAGTTGCAGCGGCTGGAGACCGTGCTCGGCAAGCGGCTGGTCGAGCGCTCGCCGCGCGCGGTGCGGCTGACCGCCGACGGCGCGGCTTTCCTGCACAATGCCCGCGCGCTGATCGCGGCGCATGACCGCGCGCTGTCGGGCGAGCGGCCTGCGCGGCAGCGGCTCACGCTCGGCATCAGCGACCACGCCGCAGGCCCAGAACTGGTGCCGCTGCTGGAGCGGCTGCACGCGATGGCCTCGCAGCTTGCGCTCGCGGTCACAATAGGATTCTCGCGCGCCATGCTCGACGCCTATGATTCCGGCGAGCTCGACGCCGTGATCGTGCGCCAGGAAGGCAGCCGGCGCGGCGGCGAGAAGCTCACTGAAGACCAGTTCGGCTGGTTCGCGGCCAAACGCTTCGTCTGGCCGCGCGGCGACGCGCTGCCGCTGGCAACGCTGGCGCCACCGTGCGGCGTGCGCGCCTTGGCGGTGCGCGCGCTCGAGAAAGCCGGCATCGCGTGGACGGAAAACTTCGTTGGCGGCGGCGTCACCGCCGTGGTCGCCGCCGCACTCGCCGGGCTGGCTGTGGCGCCCCTCGCCCGCCGTATCGCGCCGCCGGGCCTGATCGATATC from Bradyrhizobium genosp. L includes:
- a CDS encoding FliM/FliN family flagellar motor switch protein, which encodes MATLDKVSVDLMVVLGTTTMPIHQVMRLSRGAIIELDATEADEVKILANNLPVASGVVLVDRNRIAVEVKQMLPKSPDVR
- the lipB gene encoding lipoyl(octanoyl) transferase LipB encodes the protein MVNDRQSLDLTTFALPAGGGNVEWRIADQPVPYPDSLAAMDARVAAIAAGTAPEMVWLLEHPPLYTSGTSGKADDLLNPRFPTFESGRGGQVTYHGPGQRVAYVMLDLKRRRPDVRAYVASLEEWIIRTLAAFNVRGERREDRVGVWVRRPDKGASHEDKIAAIGVRLRRWVSFHGIAINVEPDLSHFNAIVPCGVVDPRYGVTSLVDLGLPVTMADVDIALRQAFAEVFGDTAARLPEATI
- a CDS encoding tautomerase family protein — encoded protein: MPLITITYATSRQSSSLKSDIAAAVSELTAKILHKDPKVTAIIVKPADAADWFAGGKSLAEQRLASYWLDIHITEGTNTKDEKAAYLAALFQRMGELLGPLHNESYAHVDEVKGDAYGFGGLTQERRYIAGKLEVAPQKAA
- a CDS encoding LysR family transcriptional regulator, coding for MTTLDIDTIKAFLLVAELQGFTRAAEALGTTQAAVSMKLQRLETVLGKRLVERSPRAVRLTADGAAFLHNARALIAAHDRALSGERPARQRLTLGISDHAAGPELVPLLERLHAMASQLALAVTIGFSRAMLDAYDSGELDAVIVRQEGSRRGGEKLTEDQFGWFAAKRFVWPRGDALPLATLAPPCGVRALAVRALEKAGIAWTENFVGGGVTAVVAAALAGLAVAPLARRIAPPGLIDIGPAHKLPRLGASKVMLHSKVSEPAKLAALRTLAATFRSIAAAP